From a single Mus musculus strain C57BL/6J chromosome 12, GRCm38.p6 C57BL/6J genomic region:
- the Max gene encoding protein max isoform X2: MTSSGRMLFWSNKGKARADQVLCSWGIHFSSSLMEDASKRKFRALEKARSSAQLQTNYPSSDNSLYTNAKGGTISAFDGGSDSSSESEPEEPQSRKKLRMEAS, from the exons ATGACCTCAAGCGGCAGAATGCTCTTCTGGAGCAACAAG GGGAAAGCGAGAGCTGATCAAGTTCTTTGTTCCTGGGGAATtcacttctcttcctccctcatgGAAGATGCAAGTAAAAGGAAAT TCCGTGCACTGGAGAAGGCAAGATCAAGTGCCCAACTGCAGACCAACTACCCCTCCTCAGACAACAGCCTCTACACCAACGCCAAGGGCGGCACCATCTCTGCCTTCGATGGGGGTTCAGACTCCAGCTCAGAATCCGAGCCTGAAGAGCCCCAGAGCAGGAAGAAACTCCGGATGGAGGCCAGCTAA